The proteins below come from a single Marinobacter bohaiensis genomic window:
- a CDS encoding transglutaminase-like cysteine peptidase, giving the protein MTRTRIRRGIRFLVLALSLTATAVIGIELSSRLLDYVAREFGDGARKRLEQWQSLEKLAAKAPVRRQLRLVNSFFNQAEFVNDIEHWGEEDYWATPVELLATNGGDCEDFSIAKYLTLRSLGVPDDQLRITYVKALELNQAHMVLAWYPEPDADPLVLDNLINEIKPASQRDDLEPVYSFNGEGLWLQRLDEDEKRIGNADKLERWTDLNNRLIDSLR; this is encoded by the coding sequence ATGACTCGGACGCGGATCAGGCGAGGAATCAGGTTCTTGGTCCTGGCCCTGTCATTGACCGCGACGGCGGTCATTGGCATCGAGCTCAGTTCACGCCTGCTTGACTATGTGGCCCGGGAATTCGGCGACGGCGCCCGCAAACGCCTGGAGCAGTGGCAGTCCCTTGAGAAACTGGCCGCCAAGGCCCCGGTCCGCCGTCAATTGCGTTTGGTGAACTCGTTCTTCAACCAGGCGGAATTCGTCAACGACATCGAGCACTGGGGCGAAGAGGATTACTGGGCCACGCCCGTGGAACTGCTGGCGACCAACGGCGGCGACTGCGAGGATTTCTCCATCGCCAAGTACCTCACCCTACGGTCGTTGGGCGTCCCGGACGACCAGTTGCGCATCACCTACGTCAAGGCGCTCGAACTCAACCAGGCCCACATGGTGCTGGCCTGGTATCCGGAACCCGATGCCGACCCCCTGGTGCTCGACAACCTGATCAACGAAATCAAACCTGCCTCGCAACGGGACGACCTGGAACCCGTCTACAGCTTCAACGGCGAAGGCCTTTGGCTGCAACGCCTGGATGAAGACGAAAAGCGCATCGGC